The Vanrija pseudolonga chromosome 1, complete sequence genomic sequence cgccaaggtgagtgggcgtgacggggaggaggcggtgtGCGGAGCGTACCCCAGGCGCGTTTTACTTTGAGGCGTATCCTGGGAGTACCCACAAGTTGCGCGTCCAGACAGCCGCGAGTCGAGGGCGGTCGATTCACCGCTGCCCGGAGGCTCCTCAGCTTCGAAGTCGCTGCTTGGGGTATACTACTCCAGACGGTGGTCATATTGCTCGACAGAGACTGACAGCCACAGACTGGGAGCAGgcagcgcgcgaggccgccgaaATATTGGCGCTGAGCGACGATGCGGTGGTGCCATTCCCCGAGCCGAGCAagcctgctgcgcctgcggcGGGTGAGGCCTCTACCAAGCGGAAATCGCCCGAGCCAGAAGCAGCTGCCGAGGAGCCAGCAGCAGAGGACACGAGCAAGAAGTCGaagaagggcggcaagggagGTCGTGGCAAGAAGGGCGCCGCACcccccccaccgccacctggggcgccggccgcgaccggcggcaacgacgcagctgccgctgctgctcaggccgcccaagccgcccTTGCTGCCAGCTTCATGAGCGTGTTCGACGCCGCTACGCTGAGTGCACCCACTCCTCTGTCGACCGACGAGCTTGGCAAGATTCTGCTGGAGAGGAGGAAACAGGCGTTGAGGGAAGAGTATGGGGTGTAGGTAGAGAGGTGGCGGTTAGGCGCGTGAGATGAGAGGCGTGCAGCATGTACCATTAAATGCATTAGAAGGCTTTTAGGCGTGCATTATTAGTAGTGTGGAATGTGATGATGGCCATGGTGGGCCTACATTCCTGGTTTTGTATTTGACGGGGGCGAGGTCTAAATACGTGAATAGCGCGTCGGATCGGGAGTTGAGAGGTTGACGGCGGGGGGGCGGAGGCAGACTGCGGCTATGTGAGCCAAAGGgctccctcccccttcctcccTTCCCTACCTGGGCGTTCATCGGCAAGTCAGGCACGGGTGCAGGAGGTCACGCACGTTCATGCAGAGCCCAATGATGCGATAAACCTGGCAGACCAGACGGAGGAGCCATCACTTGTCCTGGCCGGCCATCACCCACCTTGCCCCCCCTTCGTCCCCTGCCTGCTCATTGCAGACACTGGGTACAAGCCCTGGCACACGACAAACGTTTGAACAAGGACCAGAGAGAGCGAGCATCCAGTAGCACTCCCTTGGCACAGACTTTTGTACAATCCTTGCAACAACATCTATCTAAGGACTCAACACAAACCACCCCATCATCCCACCTGGTCCGTGTCTTGTTTTAGCGTTCCATATCGCACAGACACTTTGTCACAAAACATTGATACGCCACGGCGTAGACAAGCACGGCAATCTCAGCGACCCAAGgactcgacgacgcccccCAGCAGCGACGTCCCATCCTCGTCCGAGCGAAGCAGCAACTAGATAACACGGAACTTGAGATCGACACCTTCCTCCACTCTCTTCCCACGTGCCTAGAGCGACATTGCATCTCTGTTGCAGCAATTTCTCAAGAGCACACAACACATCTctctcttcctcctccccctctcccaCCTCTAGACCTCACTCATCATGAAGTTTGGTCGCCGCATCAAGGTGAGTCGCCGGCATCACGCACAGATATAGCCACGGCTAACACTTCCCCACAGGACTCGCGCTACTCTGAGTGGGCCGACAAGTACGTCAACTACTCTGCGCTCAAGAAGCAGATCAAGTCCAACCTCCCATGGACCGACACTGCCGAGGCAGAGTTCCTCGTCTCGCTCCGTGCCGAGCTTGAGAAGTGCGAGACCTTCCAGCGTGAGAAGGCGACCGAGATTACCGACCGCATCTcgcagctcgagaaggaggtccacctcctcgtcgcccgcgccgccctcgaggacagctccgacgaggacacggacgagCACCACCCCCCGCGTACCGAGCGCGAAACCGAGGCCCAGGTCAGCGACtaccgcgacgacgatggcggctcggacgacgaggatgaggacgacgacgagcccctcaccctcgacgagattgaggagcgcttcaaggagctcgaggaggaggtcgctGTTCTTGTTGCCGACGtccacgacctcgccctcttcaCCAAGCTCAACTTTACCGGCTTCATGAAGATTGTCAAGAAGCACGACAAGCTCACTGGCTTTGCCCTCAAGCCCACCTTCAACCAGGACTTCCTCGAGGAGCACCCCTTCTACAAGATGAACTATGACCCCGTCATTGTCAAGCTTTCCAAGCTCTTCGACCTTGTCCGTACCCGTGGCCACCCTATCGAGGGTGACTCGTCGGCCGGTGGTAGCCAGAACGCCTTCGTCCGTTCGACCACCAAGTACTGGGTCCACGAGGAGAACATTGTTCCCCTCAAGCTCAACATCCTCAAGCACCTCCCCGTGCTCGTGTTTGACCCCAACAAGGAGTTCAACATCAAGGACTCGGCCATCACCTCGATCTACTACGACaacgaggacctcgagctcTACCTCGGCCGTCTTGAGAAGACTgagggtgccgaggccgtccgTATGCGTTGGTACGGTGAtgtcgacggcaaggtcgtctTCGTCGAGCGCAAGACCCACCGCGAGGACTGGACCGGCGAGAAGTCGGTCAAGGAGCGTTTCACCatcaaggaggacaagctcaACGACTTCTGCTCCGGCAAGTACACCATGGACGCCGAgtttgacgagctcgtcaagaagggcaagaagactgccaaggacgtcgaggccatgaagcagctcgccgacgagatccAGTACGGCATCATCACCCGCAAGCTCCGCCCCGTCATGCGCTCGTTCTACAACCGTACCGCCTTCCAGCTCCCCGGTAACGCCTCGGTCCGTATCTCGCTCGACActgagctcgccctcgtccgtGAGGACAACTTTGACGGTGTCGACCGCACCCACGGCAACTGGCGCCGTACCGACTTTGGCATTGACCACCCCTTCCCCACCGTCAAGGCCTCAGACAAGGAGCTCTTCCCCTACGCCATTCTCGAGGTCAAGCTCGCCACccgtgtcggcgaggagcctCCCACCTGGATCAAGGACCTTGTCAACTCGcaccttgtcgaggccgtccCCAAGTTCTCCAAGTTCATCCACGGCTGTGCTACTCTTCTtcccgagcgcgtcgacctcatCCCCTTCTGGCTCCCCCAGATGGACCAGGACATCCGCAAGCAGCCTTCGGCCCGCTCGCGTGTCATGATCGAGCGTCCCCACTCGGCGCCTCACTCGGCCGACAGCCAGTCcggccccgcctcgcccctcgTCTCGGGCGAGGCCTCGTACCACGAGCCCGTgtccgagggcgaggaggacgagtacctcaaccacgccggcaccgtcgacgacgaggacaagcgTCTCCGTCTCcctgccgaggctgccgccgaggccaaggctgctCGCGAGCACCGTGAGCGCACGGCCAACGACTCGATCGACCAGGGCTCGGCCTtcacccgccccgccgccggcaagtaCGAGCGCGGCCTCCAGGTCGACCCGCTTGTCCCCGCCAGCCGCTTCGACAAGAGcctcgacctcaagctcCAGGCTGCCATCGACCGTGAggctgaggaggacgagatggatgaggaggaggccaaccCGACCGTCGTCATGACTCGGGAATTCCGCGCTCCGGTGAGTTTGTGGCACTTGTGGCACTTGTGGCACTTGGGTTGTCAATAGTGGCTGACATTGTCAAGGCTGGCAAGCTCATCTCCGTTCCCATCCGCATCGAACCTAAGGTTATCTTTGCAACCGAACGCACCTTCCTTAAATGGTCCCATATGgccgtgctgctggccaTGATCAGCGTGGCTATGGTCAACTTCACGGGGCCGGATGACACCGTTGGGATGTGGGCGGCGTTCTCGTACACCTTGATTTCCCTCGCGGCAACAGCGTATGCGGGTTGGCGGTACGCTTTCCGTGTGCTTGCCTTGCGCAACAGGCGCTCCGTCGAATACCACGATTCCTACGGCCCTGCCGGGCTCTGTGTTGCCCTGGTCATCGCCTTGACCCTCAACCTGGCCCTCCGTGTTAGGGAGCTTTGAGAGCTGTAGATGAGTGCAGCGCTGTCCTTAGGAGGCCAGCAGACCTGTCCTTAGGAGGCCAGCAGACCGTCCTTAGGAGGCCAGCAGACCTGTCCTTAGGAGGCCAGCAGACCTGTCCTTAGGAGGTCAGCCGACGAGagatcgaggaggaggagcggccCTGTTCGAGGGCGATGACACAATAGTCATTCTACCCCAGCCATGGCTGGGATTAGTGGCCTGTTCTTGCTGGCCGTAGTTTTGTTATAGCAATCAAGCCTGTTTCATGCATTAGTTCACCTGGGTTTGTGTGCGCCGCGGTGAGGAGTTCTGAATATGGTGGGACTGTGAGGCGAGTTCTGTTTGGATCCAACCGTACGCATGACAGTTCATTTTGTGTAGCAGAGGCGACAGTGTATGGAGAAATCTGACCAAACGACTTGTTGAATGCCTCtgcaccccccccccccccccccttaCTCGTCACTGAGCAGGTCCTCAACGGCCTTGTGACTGGGTGGCGCTGGCTGTGTATGTACAGCTTGCTCTTCGCGTAAGCATCCTTGTACAGTCAGTTTGCTTGGGTTCCTGCCATAGGAAGGCGGAAGAGGAGAGGCAGGCCAACGGAGATCAGGTATACATGACTGTACTTGCCGGCCATCTTGTTCTGCGTCTTCTACGAATCCGCCTCCCTCTGCTCGTCCGTCCTTTCATCGCGCTTGGATCTCCGGGTCGCGAGGATCTCGGGCCCGTTTGACTGGTATGCGGCCTTCTGTTTCGCGAGGATGGTGGTCTTGTTGTCGGCGTAGTATCCGTGCTTCTGTGCCAGGATCTCTGTTCGGTGTGACGAGTAGTACTCCTTTCGCTTCGCCGCTGTGACGGCGACTTGCTCGTCCGACCGCGAGGCGTAAACCTCCCTGCGCCTCCTAGACTCCCTCTCGCCGTTTCGCTGCCTCCACGCCTTGGAGTAGGCGTTCATGGCGGCCCTTTGTGCGGGGGTCTTGGCGTGGGCGTAGTAGTACCTGAGGGCATTGGCGCGCAGGCGCCTCAAGcgctcctcggggtcgacgcaGCTAATGCCAGGGACACCTTGGGTAAGTGGCGAGACCATATTGGCCCCCACATAGGGCGTGGAGGGGAAGACGGTGATCGCGGTGCGGTCGTTCAGAGTGTTCAACCATGCGATTAGGAGTTCCTCGACCCAAAACACGAATGCACGCACGGCGCAGCTTTCTGGATTTCGAATGACGTATTTCGAGGCGTCGATGCTCCAGAGTACCACGATGTCGACatgcgcctcctcggcggcacggccaGCGCGCTCAAACATGCTGCTAATGTCAGCAATGTCAAGTGGGGCCAAGAGACCACTGTACTCACCCGACGGCATCCTTGCGCCAGAAGAAATTGTACTCGTGGGTCTTGCCACGGTGATGGAGACCTCCCTTGATGTTGAAGGTGGACATGGAGGTGGCTAATCCCAGATACACTATCCAGCGCCTTccaacgcgctcgaggaccttCCGGCTCGGGTGCAGGGTTGGGTGCGGTCGTGGTAGTGTCGATGCCCTCcacatcgtcatcgtcgactGTGACTACGTCTGGCTCGTCTTGTGCCCCGGCGTAGTCCTCTTCTTCAAAGTCAAAGGGGTCCATGCCCCAAATCATTGTTCATGGTAGCCACGATTTCGTCGTAGGTTGGCATCGTTgactcgtcggcctcgttggACGACTTCTCGTCCACGTCGGTGTAATATCCGATGGCTGAGTCGATGGACTCTGCGTCGCTTAAGTCGCTGTAGTCCTCGTCCGGGTCGTACAGCTTGCCGTCCATGAAGTCCAGtccatcctcatcctcaccaAACATGTAGTCGGCAGCATTGATCGATGAGTCGTTATAAAGCTTGCGACTGGACCGAGTCGACGGCCCCGCCACGGACTGTCGTTTGCGGGGTGGCTGGTAcaccgtctcctcgtcggacGATGGGGGGACGAGGATGTTGGAGAGGGCGCTGTTTGACTCTGGAGGGCGCGACGTGGACGCCGCCTTTGAACGTTCTGCAGAGCCAGATGGGCGATGTGGCTGGCGCCCAGGCTTGCGGGTgtacgagctcgagtcggctTCAGAGTCTGACGATGGCGGCACTAGAACCTCGGAGCGGGTCTTGAGCTTGGTGGTGGCACGGCTGCTAGATGACGCCACCGTCCGGCGTGATGATTTAGGGCCTGACGAGTGTTTCGAGTTGTGAGGCTGTTTGGCCTGAGACGACTCGCCGGCTGAGCTCACCGGCACTAGCGCGAGAGGGTGGGTCTTGCGCCTCGAGCGGTTAAGCTGGCCGGCAGCGAGCTTtggctggcggcgcagctcgtcctcgtcggggtaGGACACGGGCGAGCGAACGCTGGGACGAGAATTCTCGGCGGGCACACCACGTGAAGATGACGGCGCGGTTCACCAACAGGAGGAACGTCCGTCATAAACGCATCGAGTCGCGTCTGGCGGAGCGAGCCCTGAGACCAAGGTCAGCAGTGTCCACGCAAGTGACCTCCAACACTCACAGTCTTTGCGCGCACCGTGTCACCGTGTCGCACAgcggtggccgcggtggGCGCGTTGCTCGCCTTGCTCATCAGCATGTACTGTACCGTACAGCATACTGCGCCGCACCCCGTAGCCCGAGTTTGACCCCCAGACGGACAGCATGTCTAGCTGCCAGCATGCCGTGTTGGGAGTATAGATACCCCAGCATCTTAGAGACCACCGGTACCCTTTTGCACAGTTGTAAAATCCCAACATGCCGGGGAGCACTGTACTGGTATGCTGTTAGCGTTCGAATATAACCTTGGTTCTGAGCTATTGAGACAAAAAAGGCAACATGGATTATTGCAAGGGTGTTCGAATGCGAGTAGAGCCAGTACAAGTCACTCTTTTGCATGCGACAGTGCAGGCACCTGACTTGGGGAATGATCGTCGTACATTCACAGTCCATATCCACGGAAACGCCCGTGACCTTGTTGGGACATCATAGCCCGGCGCCTCCAGCGATCACTAGTACCTTTTGTGGAGCTGTATAAATGCCTACAGACCTGGACGAAGGCGGTCAGGAGTGGGCCTTTGGTCAAGGCGCTGACCCTCTTGGTGTTGAGCTGTGCCCGAGTCAGTCATCAACCAAACCCGGTCGAGAGGCTGGCTGTACCTTGGCCGCACACTGCTTGAGCTGCTTGACTGTCTGCATTGTCAGTTGTGGATTCGGGTGGGCCCcaggggggggagggggtaggggaggggaggggagacGGAGAAGCACGGGGACGTGGGTGACAAGAGCGGGTGGTGTGACTACAACGCACGGGCGACACTTACTTTGCCGTGCAAGTTCTCGTCAGTTGGACGTGTCGGAGCGCGCGTTGATTGTGCTTGAAGATGGCGTGTTGTAATTGTGAGGAGGGTTGTGCCACACTCGACTTGGTGCCACACCACAAAAGTTAGCCACACCCAATGGCTCCGTCGTGTCTCGGAGCTCGCCACTGCTCGCTGCTTGCCCATACCACCTCTGTAGTTATGCAATGCATTGGTCTCTATCGTCTAAGTATCTCGTACATCTAAAGCATCCCCTCCACGCCGAGGAAcacgagcgccttggccatGAAGCTGACCCTCCGCTCCTCCAGCTTCCAAGTCTCCGCGTCGACATCGTGCGCGTACTCTCTCAGCGCGCCAATCTCCTTGCCCAGtgcctcgcgcaggccggtgctcgaggtcgcAAGCAGGAGTGACAGCTCAGTGTCGAGGTTAAGCGAGCGCGTTGAGAGGTTGGACGAGCCGATGAAAGTGAAGAACGGGTCTTCTGCCCTTGGCGAGAGCCACATGCCTGCCGTCAGCTGTGAACGTAGCTACCACCCACCCTTGGCGTGATATGTCCACCCCTTGCGCTCCCACTCCTGCAAGCGcacgcccttgccctcgccgtcccacAACCGCCCGTGGCTCGCACACGCGTCGTAGAACCGGCTCTCGAGAAGAGTGTACCCCTCTGGAATGAGGCGCGAGATGCCCTTCGACCCGTAGAACCCGTTGGATttcggcgacgccgcgatgATGCGCACGGGCGCAGGCGAGTCAATCACGGCCTGCTTGTACGCCTTGTACAGACCAAAGTATCCCGACGTGAGGTCGACATTcacggcgccctcgccggccatCCGGATCGCGTGCCAGacatcgccgagcgcgctCTCCTCTTCGCGGATACCGAGCACGCCCGCCTGGATCACGGGCCAGAACCACGTGTCCGCGCCGTCttcgcgcgcgtcgcgtgcCCGCACAGAGTtgctcgcgcgccacgcCTGCTGGAACGCGCTGATTGTCGCTCTCGCGTGCGGCGCCCACGCGCGGGGCTCGAGTGACCGCTCTCTCCACAACGCGCCGGCTGTTCCGGGCTCGAGAGCCACGCCGTGCGGGCCCAGCGTACCCGGCCGCACGTTCGGGTGCACCTTGTACGAGTAGTCTGAGATCAGGCGCGTGATCGACGACAGGtacgacagcagcgacgggtGGTTCTTGATGTGGATGTACCTATCTTGCCGATTGGTAAAGTACGAagcggcgaggttggccCCGCTcagcacgacgtcgtcgtcgacggcataGTACTTGGCGTGCCAGGTCCCCCAGCCCTCGTTGTACCGCGGGGGCACAATCTTCTCCAGCGGTCCGCGCAGCTTGGGCGAGCGGTACAGCCACACGTCTACGCGGTCGCCGAagcgctcgaggagcggtAGCAGCATGTGTACTGTTGACTCTGGGCCGGGGCTGCGCCCGagacgcgtcgcgcggtTGTAGTCGAGGATGAAGGTGGCGCGGAGGTGCGGCTTGGACTGGAGCGCTGTcgtgacggcgtcgacctgggTGTGAGCACAGCCTTGGCCGGGTACTCACCAGTgactcctcctcgacaccgaTATACAGCGAGCTGATGAGGatgcgcttcttggccttcttcacCATGTCCAACAGCCGGTCGTGGAACGCGGTCGGCGtctcgaggatctcgacctcgtcgccgcgcatGCCAAAGCAGGGCTGCGCAGTCGACAGCGTGCTCGCGAGGTTGCTGAACGCCTCGTGGGGGTGCGGGATGACGGGGGGCAACGTCGAGGGGTCCTCTGGCGCAAGGTTAGCCGACGAGCTGTGCCATGGCCGTTggaggcgcggggcggctgcgcgtgccaacgacgcgccgacgatgCGCCGTGAGGGCCCGGCGATGGGGTGTagccgcggcggcatggaTGCTTTGTTGCTGGACACAAAAGTCAGAAACAAGCGTGATCGACCATGCTGCATCGCGTCCCCGACGAAACCCGACTGGCGGCCGAAAAGGGCCAGCAGGGTCCAGCCAAAAGTCCAGGCACGCCAGGCCAAAAGTCCTGGAACTGCAGCAGTCACCTCATCGTATCTCGACTCATTCCCGATTCTCCTCTTTCTCCATCTCACctctctcctcctctcctctaAACACCAACAAAATGGCCGCGGCACTCAAGCGCACCTCGCTCAAGATCGGCATgatccccgccgacggcatcggcAAGGAGGTCCTCCCTGTGAGTGCTGAGCGGGGACGACTCGGAGACTCCCTCGGGAGCTCGGTCCCAGGCCTGCCGGCCCAGCTACACTGGCCTCGGGATGCATTAGACTACAGCGTACTGACCCCCCCGACAGGCCGCCCAGCGCGTCATTGAGgccctcggctcggccaTCCCCAAGCCTGAGTTCATccccctcgctgccggctGGGAGGAGTTCAACAAGAACGGCAAGGCCCTCCCCGACGAGACTGTCCGGTGAGTTGCGGCTTTCGCGTACGTACCCCAGCCGCTAACTACCTCAGTGTCCTCAAGGAGGAGTGTGACGCCGCCATGTTCGgctccgtctcgtcgccctcgcacAAGGTCCCCGGCTACTCGTCGCCCATTGTCGCGCTCCGCAAGCACCTCGACCTGTACGCCAACGTCCGCCCTGTCCAGAGCGTGAGCGGTACCCCCGGCCCCGACGTCAACATGGTCATTGTGCGCGAGAACACCGAGTGCCTGTacgtcaagcgcgaggagatcaaggagcTCCCCGACGGATCCAagatcgccatcgccgagcgccagaTCACCTCCAAGGCCTCGGAGCGTatcgccaagctcgcgttcgagctcgccctccgccgtggcgctgagcgcgccgcccccggtGCCCCCGAGACCTTCTGGAAGGGCCCTCCCCAGGTCACCATCGTCCACAAGTccaacgtcctcgccgtTACCGACGGCCTCTTCCGCGAGTCGGCCCGCAAGGTCTACGAGGAGAACAAGGGGCGTTACTCGGGCGTCAAGGTcaacgagcagctcgtcgacagctTCGTCTACAGGGCCTTCCGCGAGCCGTGAGTAGATTCTGGTTGTGGTGAGGAGGATAACGGGCGAAGGAGAGAAGTGGCGGACTTCTCtgccgccttcctcgtcgtccacttCGCTGGAACCCTTCGACTACCATACTAACTCCACGCAGCGAGATCTTCGACGTCTGCGTTGCCCCCAACCTGTACGGTGACATCATTTCCGGTGAGTCTGAATCTACACAGGGAACCCACCTCCACACCGCCACACTGCCACTCAACCACCAAACCTCCCTTCTTCCTCAACCCTCTTCGTCCTTAACTGACTCTCTTCTTCAgatggtgctgctgctcttgTCGGTTCGCTTGGATTGATTCCCAGTCTCAACACCGGAGACGCTTTCGCCAGCGAGTAGAGTCCAAAAAATGACATGCTGACCCTCCCAGTGGGTGAGCCCGTCCACGGTTCGGCTCCCGACATCGAGGGCAAGAACATTGCCAACCCCATCGCCTCTATCCGCTCGgctgccctcctcctctcgcaccTCGGCTACCCCGAGGCCGCGAACCGCATCAACGTTGCGGTTGACGACGTCATTAGGTCCGGCGTCGCGACCCCCGACCTTGGTGAGtttgagctcgagctcaaggagggcgatGGCTGACACCTTCCCAGGAGGCAAGAACTCCACCACCGAGGTCACCGAGGCTATCCTCAAGCGCCTCTAAATCCATACCAGTACATAAGTCATTTAAACAGGCAGCATGCATTGGCTCCTCGGCGTGGAACGGCGGTTGAGGGCAGGCAGGGATGATGAACCACCGCTGTCAATTTAATCCCGCGCCAAGTGCGGGGCCACGATTTTGGATCATCGGCCTCCACTTTGAACGGGCAACTCTTTGACATTACTCTCTCCATCTCCCTATCTTGTGCAAACAATgtcagaggacgacgacgtaccACAGTGAGCTAAACTCTTCTCATAAATCAGCTGACATCaggctcctcgacgtcgacgagctgcaggacggctcggacggcggcgacgcctACGACCGGCCAAAAGTGCCCATGACGCTGCTGACTGGATACCTCGGCGCGGGGAAGTCTACTCTTCTCGAGTACGTGGGCAGCTATCCAAAACACGATTGCCAAAGCTGACCACTCAGCTATATTCTCACCGCGGACCATGGGTACCGCATCGCCGTGTGCATGAACGGTACGTGAGGAAGGCGGGGAAGGCAGAGAAGGTGCTGACTCCTCAGACTTTGGCGACACGACGGACATCGAAGGTGGGTAGCTGCGAGGATCTCAGATCGGTGACCAGCTAT encodes the following:
- the VTC4 gene encoding Vacuolar transporter chaperone 4 — its product is MKFGRRIKDSRYSEWADKYVNYSALKKQIKSNLPWTDTAEAEFLVSLRAELEKCETFQREKATEITDRISQLEKEVHLLVARAALEDSSDEDTDEHHPPRTERETEAQVSDYRDDDGGSDDEDEDDDEPLTLDEIEERFKELEEEVAVLVADVHDLALFTKLNFTGFMKIVKKHDKLTGFALKPTFNQDFLEEHPFYKMNYDPVIVKLSKLFDLVRTRGHPIEGDSSAGGSQNAFVRSTTKYWVHEENIVPLKLNILKHLPVLVFDPNKEFNIKDSAITSIYYDNEDLELYLGRLEKTEGAEAVRMRWYGDVDGKVVFVERKTHREDWTGEKSVKERFTIKEDKLNDFCSGKYTMDAEFDELVKKGKKTAKDVEAMKQLADEIQYGIITRKLRPVMRSFYNRTAFQLPGNASVRISLDTELALVREDNFDGVDRTHGNWRRTDFGIDHPFPTVKASDKELFPYAILEVKLATRVGEEPPTWIKDLVNSHLVEAVPKFSKFIHGCATLLPERVDLIPFWLPQMDQDIRKQPSARSRVMIERPHSAPHSADSQSGPASPLVSGEASYHEPVSEGEEDEYLNHAGTVDDEDKRLRLPAEAAAEAKAAREHRERTANDSIDQGSAFTRPAAGKYERGLQVDPLVPASRFDKSLDLKLQAAIDREAEEDEMDEEEANPTVVMTREFRAPAGKLISVPIRIEPKVIFATERTFLKWSHMAVLLAMISVAMVNFTGPDDTVGMWAAFSYTLISLAATAYAGWRYAFRVLALRNRRSVEYHDSYGPAGLCVALVIALTLNLALRVREL
- the pgs1 gene encoding putative CDP-diacylglycerol--glycerol-3-phosphate 3-phosphatidyltransferase codes for the protein MPPRLHPIAGPSRRIVGASLARAAAPRLQRPWHSSSANLAPEDPSTLPPVIPHPHEAFSNLASTLSTAQPCFGMRGDEVEILETPTAFHDRLLDMVKKAKKRILISSLYIGVEEESLVDAVTTALQSKPHLRATFILDYNRATRLGRSPGPESTVHMLLPLLERFGDRVDVWLYRSPKLRGPLEKIVPPRYNEGWGTWHAKYYAVDDDVVLSGANLAASYFTNRQDRYIHIKNHPSLLSYLSSITRLISDYSYKVHPNVRPGTLGPHGVALEPGTAGALWRERSLEPRAWAPHARATISAFQQAWRASNSVRARDAREDGADTWFWPVIQAGVLGIREEESALGDVWHAIRMAGEGAVNVDLTSGYFGLYKAYKQAVIDSPAPVRIIAASPKSNGFYGSKGISRLIPEGYTLLESRFYDACASHGRLWDGEGKGVRLQEWERKGWTYHAKGMWLSPRAEDPFFTFIGSSNLSTRSLNLDTELSLLLATSSTGLREALGKEIGALREYAHDVDAETWKLEERRVSFMAKALVFLGVEGML
- the LYS12 gene encoding Homoisocitrate dehydrogenase, mitochondrial, producing MAAALKRTSLKIGMIPADGIGKEVLPAAQRVIEALGSAIPKPEFIPLAAGWEEFNKNGKALPDETVRVLKEECDAAMFGSVSSPSHKVPGYSSPIVALRKHLDLYANVRPVQSVSGTPGPDVNMVIVRENTECLYVKREEIKELPDGSKIAIAERQITSKASERIAKLAFELALRRGAERAAPGAPETFWKGPPQVTIVHKSNVLAVTDGLFRESARKVYEENKGRYSGVKVNEQLVDSFVYRAFREPEIFDVCVAPNLYGDIISVGEPVHGSAPDIEGKNIANPIASIRSAALLLSHLGYPEAANRINVAVDDVIRSGVATPDLGGKNSTTEVTEAILKRL